A genomic window from Ruminiclostridium cellulolyticum H10 includes:
- the uvrA gene encoding excinuclease ABC subunit UvrA, which yields MNEDIEIVKREFTSRRSFPRKIISDERCSSKEIVVEGACHHNLKNINITLPKNKLIVFTGVSGSGKSTLVFDTIYAEAQRRFVDGLSSTSKRHFEKVGKPSVDKIYGLSPAIAIQQKSLGNNPRSTVGTLTEISDYLRILYEKIGIPYCLNCGTPIYKQTPREIAESICKKFSAGESFIIYAPLLTQKTNDINSSIRELFQGGFRKLRLDSNIIDITEETRISQTGNLSIDVISKEFFLPNVLGKENNTEFIDRVTAEIRNLLLYTKGTLEIVSNSGKILYYSAEQICARCHTVFPEITIQHFSYNTPIGMCPDCRGLGVEQEISPLLLIDDENVSILDGALKWFGNLRDGKKSTWPTGPLDILFEHYNLDIETPWSKLPEWFRNIILYGSGEEKLKYRSAQGMKDNYKAVKGLVPELTRLYYDTDSEHTRKKYGDYMVSKPCKACKGTRLCPEARSIKVGNLTISEVNALSIDDAMKWILEIYNSLDNKTWELSKELLMEIYNRLSLLVDVGLNYLSLNRTAPTLSGGEGQRVRLACQLNSGIVDVLYVLDEPSTGLHPKDTKKLIQTMQRLRDLGNTVLVVEHEQDIMKNADWLVDIGPKAGNGGGYVMAEGTPDVVLADNNSLTAQYLCGKLKVGLKRVPKDVRNQGKWLILKGVKYNNLKNVTARIPIGSLTCITGVSGSGKSSLIGGVLEPLLNRRINGGLDPVGKYESLTGDEYLDKLVNVSQSPIGRRPTSNPATYTGLFDKIRKVFANTEYAKEKGFNSEYFSFNSNKGRCEICEGQGQIKIEMHFLPDVWIPCTECGGKRFKADILKAKFKDKDISEVLEMDVEKALSFFIGYKDIVGILQTLKDVGLDYIKLGQSATTLSGGEAQRVKLAKELSTKVKGSMIYILDEPTTGLHFNDIQHLLKVFQRLVDIGHTLVVIEHDLNIIKMADWVIDLGPEGGADGGEIIAQGTVEDILNNPNSYTGQALKSSINPQEGYFTGDKICL from the coding sequence ATGAATGAAGATATTGAGATAGTAAAAAGAGAATTTACAAGCCGAAGAAGTTTTCCAAGGAAAATAATATCTGATGAAAGGTGTAGCTCTAAAGAGATAGTTGTTGAAGGAGCTTGTCACCATAATCTTAAGAATATTAATATTACGTTGCCCAAAAATAAGCTAATTGTTTTTACCGGCGTAAGCGGAAGCGGGAAATCTACACTTGTGTTTGATACAATTTATGCTGAAGCACAAAGAAGATTTGTTGACGGACTGTCATCTACATCAAAGAGACATTTTGAGAAGGTTGGTAAACCCAGTGTCGATAAGATATATGGGCTAAGTCCCGCTATTGCTATACAACAGAAAAGTTTAGGAAATAATCCACGTTCAACGGTGGGAACACTTACAGAAATATCGGATTATTTAAGGATTCTTTATGAGAAAATAGGAATACCCTATTGCCTGAATTGTGGAACACCGATTTATAAGCAAACACCAAGAGAAATTGCAGAAAGTATATGCAAAAAGTTCTCTGCTGGAGAGTCCTTTATTATATATGCACCTCTTCTAACTCAAAAAACAAATGATATTAACTCTTCAATTCGCGAGTTATTTCAGGGCGGATTTCGTAAATTGAGACTGGATTCCAACATTATTGATATAACTGAGGAAACACGGATATCCCAGACTGGAAACCTTTCAATCGACGTAATTTCTAAAGAGTTTTTTTTACCGAATGTACTTGGTAAGGAAAACAACACAGAATTTATTGACAGAGTAACCGCAGAAATAAGAAATTTATTATTATATACAAAAGGTACTCTCGAAATAGTAAGCAATAGCGGCAAGATTTTATATTATTCTGCAGAGCAAATCTGTGCCAGATGTCATACGGTTTTCCCGGAGATTACAATACAACACTTTAGTTATAATACGCCTATCGGTATGTGTCCTGACTGTCGAGGGTTGGGTGTGGAGCAGGAAATTTCGCCATTACTTCTTATAGATGATGAAAATGTATCTATTTTGGATGGTGCTTTAAAATGGTTTGGAAATTTAAGGGATGGTAAGAAATCAACATGGCCTACAGGTCCTCTTGACATACTATTTGAACATTACAATTTAGATATAGAAACTCCGTGGAGTAAATTACCTGAGTGGTTCAGAAATATAATTCTGTATGGATCAGGTGAAGAAAAACTAAAATACAGGTCAGCTCAGGGGATGAAGGATAACTATAAAGCAGTTAAAGGTTTAGTGCCGGAATTAACCCGACTCTATTATGATACTGACTCAGAACATACAAGAAAGAAATATGGCGATTATATGGTTTCCAAGCCATGTAAAGCTTGTAAAGGTACAAGGTTATGCCCAGAAGCTAGATCGATAAAAGTGGGGAACCTTACTATTTCAGAAGTAAATGCACTATCAATAGATGATGCAATGAAATGGATTCTGGAAATATATAATTCACTGGATAACAAGACATGGGAACTTAGCAAGGAATTACTTATGGAAATATATAACAGATTGTCATTGTTAGTTGATGTGGGACTAAATTACTTGTCACTTAACAGAACGGCACCTACTTTATCCGGTGGAGAGGGGCAGAGAGTTAGGCTTGCGTGTCAGCTCAACAGTGGAATTGTAGATGTACTCTATGTATTAGATGAGCCTTCTACAGGCTTACACCCTAAAGATACGAAAAAATTAATCCAAACAATGCAAAGACTCAGAGATTTGGGAAATACAGTTCTTGTTGTAGAACATGAACAGGATATTATGAAAAATGCTGATTGGTTAGTTGATATCGGGCCAAAAGCTGGTAACGGAGGCGGATATGTAATGGCTGAAGGAACTCCGGATGTAGTACTGGCAGACAATAACTCATTAACAGCTCAATATTTGTGTGGGAAGCTAAAGGTGGGGCTTAAGAGAGTTCCAAAAGATGTGAGAAACCAGGGCAAGTGGCTGATACTAAAAGGTGTTAAGTACAATAACCTCAAGAATGTTACTGCACGCATACCGATTGGCAGCTTGACTTGTATTACCGGTGTTAGTGGCAGTGGGAAGAGTAGTCTTATCGGCGGCGTTCTTGAACCACTTCTGAATAGACGTATAAACGGTGGATTAGATCCTGTAGGAAAGTACGAGTCGCTTACCGGGGATGAATACTTGGATAAGCTTGTAAATGTTTCGCAATCACCTATTGGAAGAAGACCAACTTCTAATCCGGCCACTTATACAGGATTGTTCGATAAAATAAGAAAAGTCTTTGCTAATACGGAATATGCCAAGGAAAAAGGTTTTAATTCCGAGTATTTCAGCTTTAACTCCAATAAAGGAAGATGTGAAATCTGTGAAGGTCAAGGACAAATAAAAATTGAGATGCACTTTTTGCCGGATGTATGGATTCCATGTACGGAATGTGGTGGTAAAAGGTTTAAAGCTGATATATTAAAGGCAAAATTCAAAGATAAGGACATATCGGAAGTACTCGAGATGGATGTTGAAAAAGCTTTATCATTTTTTATCGGTTATAAGGACATTGTTGGTATATTGCAGACGCTTAAGGATGTAGGACTTGACTATATCAAACTTGGACAAAGTGCTACTACTTTGAGCGGAGGAGAAGCACAACGTGTTAAACTCGCAAAAGAACTAAGCACAAAGGTGAAGGGAAGTATGATTTACATTTTGGATGAGCCTACGACAGGGCTGCATTTTAATGATATACAACACCTGCTGAAAGTATTTCAAAGGCTAGTAGATATCGGGCATACACTGGTGGTTATTGAACACGATCTGAATATTATCAAAATGGCAGATTGGGTTATAGATCTGGGACCCGAGGGAGGTGCAGATGGCGGAGAAATTATTGCACAAGGAACTGTAGAGGATATTTTAAACAATCCAAACAGTTATACCGGGCAGGCATTAAAATCGTCAATCAATCCTCAGGAGGGGTATTTTACTGGTGATAAGATATGTTTATGA
- the tnpA gene encoding IS200/IS605 family transposase: MANKENSLAHTKWMCKYHIVFTPKYRRKVIYNQYKQSIREILIRLCKYKGVEILEGHLMPDHIHMLVSIPPKISVSTFMGYLKGKSALMIFDKHANLKYKFGNRHFWAEGFYVSTVGLNEATIRKYIQEQEKHDIMVDKLSVKEYEDPFKG; this comes from the coding sequence ATGGCAAATAAAGAAAATAGTTTAGCACATACCAAATGGATGTGTAAGTATCACATAGTATTCACTCCAAAGTATAGACGAAAAGTAATATACAATCAATACAAACAAAGCATACGAGAAATATTGATACGATTATGCAAGTATAAGGGAGTAGAAATACTTGAAGGGCATCTAATGCCAGATCATATACACATGTTAGTAAGTATACCACCAAAGATATCAGTTTCAACATTTATGGGTTATCTTAAGGGAAAAAGTGCATTGATGATATTCGATAAGCATGCAAACCTAAAGTATAAGTTCGGAAATAGACATTTTTGGGCAGAGGGCTTCTATGTGAGTACTGTAGGGCTTAATGAAGCAACTATTAGAAAGTATATCCAAGAGCAGGAAAAGCACGATATTATGGTAGATAAACTAAGCGTGAAAGAGTATGAAGACCCCTTCAAGGGGTAG